Proteins encoded within one genomic window of Solibaculum mannosilyticum:
- the mtnN gene encoding 5'-methylthioadenosine/S-adenosylhomocysteine nucleosidase — translation MSSQPVLRVGLVIADEMEFKPFAEWSQDQSERRENQLLGYERISFALENQGRKIQLDAVLCGIGKVNAATAAAFLASEGVDIMLNIGLSGAISNVRRGDFVAGTQYVEADFDLTPLGYQLGEKPGQEFCYQADPRLLEAVQKACPGLKSGILGCGDLFLNNADKKDLYYKTFDLTAFDMETGAIGSVCYRAGIPYLSIRKISDDAAEQSVDEYTEMNNLAESSLVDVLQSLLNQLMVGDSFWN, via the coding sequence ATGTCCTCCCAGCCGGTCCTACGAGTCGGGTTGGTCATCGCAGATGAAATGGAATTTAAACCGTTTGCCGAATGGAGCCAGGATCAGAGCGAACGAAGGGAAAATCAATTATTGGGATACGAAAGAATTTCCTTCGCTTTGGAAAATCAGGGACGTAAAATACAATTGGATGCGGTGTTGTGCGGGATTGGAAAGGTGAATGCCGCGACTGCAGCGGCTTTTCTTGCCTCCGAAGGGGTTGACATCATGCTCAACATCGGCTTATCAGGAGCGATTTCCAATGTGCGCCGGGGCGATTTCGTGGCCGGTACACAGTATGTAGAAGCCGACTTCGATTTGACACCCTTAGGCTATCAGTTGGGAGAAAAGCCGGGACAGGAATTCTGTTATCAAGCTGATCCCCGTCTTTTGGAGGCGGTCCAAAAGGCATGCCCAGGTTTGAAAAGCGGTATCTTGGGCTGCGGCGATTTGTTCCTGAACAATGCCGATAAAAAAGACCTTTATTACAAGACTTTTGATCTGACGGCCTTTGACATGGAAACTGGAGCTATCGGATCGGTGTGCTATCGGGCGGGTATCCCTTATTTATCCATCCGCAAGATCTCGGACGATGCGGCGGAACAGTCGGTAGATGAATACACAGAGATGAACAATTTAGCAGAATCCTCGTTGGTCGATGTCTTACAGAGCCTTTTGAATCAGTTGATGGTGGGGGATTCTTTCTGGAACTAA
- a CDS encoding putative polysaccharide biosynthesis protein → MSARTKQNFVHGSIILIAGAILVKVIGALFKIPLDHLIGSTGMGYFGSAYNLFVPIQTIAVAGFPVAISRMVAENVARGRFRDVRRIQKVAARVLIITGLLGSLLMFAGSFLFVRVIDNPNSLYSLLVMSPSIFFLCVMSIQRGYYQGLSNMKPTAISQIIEAMGKLVLGLICANLIINMGMGQFQQSGQVFGHTFETVATSSMSDEELKTLEEQAGKVILVPIEDGATEEEINQLVEQAAHNACLPYASAGAIGGVMLGTVFGAVYLTLRRRIRGDGITKAELAASPEPMSNKALLRTMMAIAIPVALGALANNLSSLIDTITVQSGLSDVMQSSSDTIRQLYEGRLPDGIINSQIPNYLYGSYSGKAITMFNLIPTLTTSVGVSALPAVTAAWTLRDRKATKKSIEAVIKITGLIGIPAGLGISVLAGPIMGLLYGNPKEIAVATPLLTILGICVILLSLITPINSMLQAVGKASTIVKLMLVSAAIKLVFNMVLIHIPAVNIVGAPIGTFASYLFLIVADLYILCKTTKVKLNFTRIFVKPMISGLFCAAAGFSMNGLLGLVLPDKIAVLGAIAVAAVVYVVSLFLLRVMSREDILLLPKGEKIARLLEKRGWIR, encoded by the coding sequence GTGTCCGCTCGTACCAAACAGAATTTTGTACATGGCTCGATTATTTTGATCGCAGGCGCCATTTTGGTCAAGGTGATTGGCGCATTGTTCAAAATCCCCTTGGATCATTTAATCGGTTCCACCGGCATGGGGTATTTTGGGAGTGCCTATAATTTGTTTGTACCCATCCAGACCATCGCTGTGGCGGGATTCCCGGTGGCTATCTCACGGATGGTGGCTGAAAATGTAGCAAGAGGACGGTTCCGGGATGTCCGGCGTATCCAGAAAGTAGCGGCCCGAGTCCTGATTATCACAGGTTTGCTGGGAAGCCTTCTGATGTTTGCAGGTTCTTTTCTGTTTGTGCGGGTCATTGACAATCCGAATTCCCTTTACAGCCTTTTGGTGATGTCGCCTTCCATCTTTTTCTTGTGCGTCATGTCCATCCAGCGCGGCTACTACCAGGGCCTCTCCAACATGAAGCCTACGGCCATTTCCCAGATTATTGAGGCCATGGGCAAACTGGTACTGGGACTGATCTGTGCCAACTTGATCATCAATATGGGGATGGGCCAGTTCCAGCAAAGCGGCCAGGTATTTGGCCATACGTTTGAGACGGTGGCCACCAGTTCCATGTCGGATGAAGAACTGAAGACGCTGGAAGAACAGGCCGGCAAAGTCATCTTGGTTCCCATCGAGGATGGGGCCACAGAAGAGGAAATCAATCAATTGGTAGAACAGGCAGCCCATAACGCTTGTTTGCCTTACGCATCAGCCGGCGCTATTGGAGGCGTCATGCTGGGTACGGTATTCGGTGCAGTCTATTTGACTTTGCGCCGCCGTATCCGAGGGGACGGTATCACCAAGGCGGAATTGGCGGCGTCTCCGGAACCAATGTCCAACAAAGCATTGCTCCGGACGATGATGGCTATTGCAATCCCCGTGGCTTTGGGAGCCTTGGCCAATAATCTATCCAGCCTGATTGACACCATTACCGTCCAATCCGGGCTAAGCGATGTGATGCAAAGCAGTTCTGACACCATCCGTCAGCTTTACGAAGGAAGACTGCCGGATGGGATTATCAACAGCCAAATCCCCAATTATCTTTACGGCAGTTATTCGGGCAAAGCTATCACGATGTTTAATCTGATCCCGACCTTAACGACGTCGGTGGGTGTCAGCGCATTGCCGGCAGTGACGGCGGCATGGACCCTTCGGGACCGTAAAGCCACTAAGAAAAGCATTGAAGCCGTTATTAAGATCACAGGCTTGATCGGTATTCCGGCAGGCCTCGGCATCTCGGTTTTGGCGGGACCGATCATGGGCTTGCTTTACGGCAATCCCAAGGAGATCGCGGTAGCCACTCCTTTATTGACCATTTTAGGTATTTGTGTAATCCTACTCTCTCTTATTACACCGATTAACAGTATGCTGCAGGCAGTAGGGAAGGCATCTACTATTGTGAAACTGATGCTTGTTTCGGCGGCTATTAAATTGGTATTTAATATGGTGTTGATCCATATCCCGGCCGTCAACATTGTAGGCGCGCCGATCGGAACCTTTGCCAGCTATCTGTTTTTGATTGTGGCAGACCTATATATTCTTTGCAAAACCACAAAGGTGAAGCTGAATTTTACCAGGATCTTTGTAAAGCCCATGATCTCCGGACTCTTTTGTGCAGCGGCAGGGTTCTCGATGAATGGACTGCTGGGTTTGGTACTGCCGGATAAGATTGCAGTACTGGGAGCTATCGCAGTGGCGGCGGTTGTATATGTGGTTTCGCTGTTCCTGCTGCGCGTGATGTCGAGAGAAGATATTTTGTTGCTTCCCAAAGGGGAAAAAATCGCTCGTCTACTTGAAAAAAGAGGTTGGATACGTTAA